One Gossypium hirsutum isolate 1008001.06 chromosome A11, Gossypium_hirsutum_v2.1, whole genome shotgun sequence genomic window carries:
- the LOC121210089 gene encoding cell wall / vacuolar inhibitor of fructosidase 2-like, translating into MANFRLCLFTLSLITLPFILQPFNVIDPKSATADVKGLATISITCGTRDADELYTDTDNLYTNTKDPALHNLLDNCWWRFLGARDNIDSAGRMLSDKGSDAAKLAITRYAMPMITCCSDLSKKSPTVAVPKNIIDEMNVVSNDCQIILEILSNF; encoded by the exons ATGGCGAATTTCAGGCTTTGTCTTTTCACTCTTTCCCTCATCACATTACCTTTCATATTACAACCATTTAATGTAAT TGATCCGAAAAGTGCAACAGCCGACGTTAAGGGCTTGGCAACGATATCGATCACCTGCGGTACACGTGACGCCGATGAACTATACACCGATACGGATAATTTGTACACGAACACGAAGGATCCAGCACTTCATAACCTTCTCGATAACTGCTGGTGGAGATTTCTGGGGGCACGGGATAATATTGACAGCGCGGGACGGATGCTTAGTGATAAAGGGTCGGATGCGGCGAAGCTAGCTATTACTCGGTATGCTATGCCGATGATTACATGTTGCTCGGACCTTTCCAAGAAGAGCCCAACAGTGGCTGTGCCGAAGAATATTATTGATGAGATGAATGTTGTTAGTAATGATTGCCAGATTATATTAGAGATTTTGAGTAATTTTTAG